Proteins encoded in a region of the Paraburkholderia flava genome:
- a CDS encoding cobyric acid synthase, giving the protein MIQGTTSDAGKSTLVAGLCRLARLAGASVAPFKPQNMALNSAVTVDGGEIGRAQALQAIAAGIDAHTDLNPVLLKPTSDRGAQVIIHGKARMNLDARAYHDYKPVAFNAVLESYRRLQARFDTIFVEGAGSPAEINLRDRDIANMGFAEAVDCPVVLVADIDRGGVFAHLTGTLACLSASEQARVKGFVINRFRGDIGLLKPGLDWLEAQTGKPVFGVLPYLHGLTLDAEDMLPRELHAGNAGDSSRVLRVVVPVLPHISNHTDFDALRAHPQVDFHYVRSGTTPPPADLIVLPGSKNVQGDLAFLREHGWDAVLRRHLRYGGKVIGICGGMQMLGRTVADPHGVEGTPGTVAGLGWLDFATTLTRDKTLENVTGTLALPGAATMRGYEIHMGETDGPALASPALQLDTPNGPRPDGALSADGQILATYVHGLFDTPSACAALLEWAGLDAAAAGAAVDYAAQREASLDRLAATLAEHLDLRKIFAAMGVDA; this is encoded by the coding sequence ATGATCCAGGGCACGACGTCCGATGCGGGCAAGAGTACGCTGGTCGCAGGGCTCTGCCGGCTCGCGCGTCTCGCGGGCGCGAGCGTTGCGCCGTTCAAGCCGCAGAACATGGCGTTGAACAGCGCAGTGACCGTCGACGGCGGCGAGATCGGCCGCGCGCAGGCGTTGCAGGCGATCGCGGCAGGCATCGACGCGCACACCGATCTGAACCCGGTGCTGCTCAAGCCGACCAGCGATCGCGGCGCGCAGGTCATCATCCACGGCAAGGCGCGGATGAATCTCGATGCGCGCGCGTATCACGACTACAAGCCCGTCGCGTTCAATGCGGTGCTCGAGTCGTACCGACGTCTGCAGGCGCGCTTCGACACGATCTTCGTCGAAGGCGCGGGCAGTCCGGCCGAGATCAATCTGCGCGATCGCGACATCGCGAATATGGGCTTTGCGGAAGCGGTCGATTGCCCGGTCGTGCTCGTCGCCGACATCGACCGGGGCGGCGTGTTCGCGCATCTGACGGGCACGCTCGCGTGTCTGTCGGCGAGCGAGCAGGCGCGTGTGAAGGGCTTCGTGATCAACCGCTTTCGCGGCGATATCGGGTTGCTGAAGCCGGGGCTCGACTGGCTGGAGGCGCAGACCGGCAAGCCCGTGTTCGGCGTGCTGCCCTACCTGCATGGCCTCACGCTCGATGCCGAGGACATGCTGCCGCGCGAACTGCATGCAGGCAATGCGGGCGATTCATCGCGCGTGCTGCGTGTCGTGGTACCGGTGCTGCCGCACATCAGCAATCACACCGATTTCGATGCGCTGCGTGCGCATCCCCAAGTCGATTTCCATTACGTGCGTAGCGGCACCACGCCGCCGCCCGCCGATCTGATCGTGCTGCCCGGTTCGAAGAACGTGCAGGGCGACCTCGCGTTCCTGCGCGAGCACGGTTGGGATGCGGTGCTGCGGCGGCATCTGCGATACGGCGGTAAGGTGATCGGCATCTGCGGCGGGATGCAGATGCTGGGGCGGACCGTGGCTGATCCGCATGGCGTCGAAGGCACGCCGGGCACTGTCGCGGGACTTGGCTGGCTCGACTTCGCGACGACGCTCACACGCGACAAGACGCTCGAAAACGTGACGGGCACGCTCGCGCTGCCGGGCGCCGCGACGATGCGCGGCTACGAGATCCATATGGGCGAGACCGACGGCCCGGCGCTCGCGTCCCCCGCATTGCAGCTCGACACGCCGAACGGTCCGCGCCCCGACGGCGCGCTATCCGCCGACGGCCAGATCCTCGCGACCTACGTGCACGGACTCTTCGATACACCGTCCGCGTGCGCGGCGCTGCTCGAATGGGCTGGGCTCGACGCCGCTGCTGCTGGGGCGGCGGTCGATTACGCGGCGCAGCGCGAAGCGTCGCTCGACCGGCTGGCGGCGACGCTCGCGGAGCATCTCGACCTGCGGAAGATATTCGCGGCGATGGGCGTGGACGCCTGA
- the cobU gene encoding bifunctional adenosylcobinamide kinase/adenosylcobinamide-phosphate guanylyltransferase, which produces MISRDLTFVLGGARSGKSAHAEQLASDSARPVTYIATARLAADDDEFAARIAHHRERRPAHWRIVEAPLDLAEAIAEADAPDGCVLVDCLTLWLANLLCPPDGDPALADSAARFAALDATLANVAGKVIVVSNEIGLGVVPLGAATRAYVDELGRLNQRVAALSRDVTMMIAGLPLALKRADRTDA; this is translated from the coding sequence ATGATTTCACGCGACCTCACCTTCGTGCTCGGCGGCGCCCGCTCGGGCAAGAGCGCACACGCCGAACAGCTCGCGAGCGACAGCGCACGCCCCGTCACCTACATCGCGACCGCCCGCCTCGCCGCCGACGACGACGAGTTCGCCGCTCGTATCGCCCATCATCGCGAGCGTCGTCCCGCGCATTGGCGCATCGTCGAAGCCCCGCTCGATCTCGCCGAAGCGATTGCCGAGGCCGACGCGCCGGACGGCTGCGTGCTCGTCGATTGCCTGACGCTGTGGCTCGCGAATCTGCTGTGCCCGCCCGACGGCGACCCCGCGCTCGCCGACAGCGCCGCGCGTTTCGCTGCGCTCGACGCTACGCTCGCGAACGTTGCGGGCAAGGTGATCGTCGTCAGCAACGAAATCGGTCTGGGCGTCGTGCCGCTCGGTGCGGCGACACGCGCGTACGTCGATGAACTCGGTCGGTTGAACCAGCGCGTCGCCGCGTTGAGCCGCGACGTGACGATGATGATCGCCGGTCTGCCGCTCGCGTTGAAGCGCGCGGACCGTACTGACGCATGA
- the cbiB gene encoding adenosylcobinamide-phosphate synthase CbiB, with amino-acid sequence MMMLSLPLAAGLATLSVAVDRWTGEPRTRHPLVGFGTLAMRLETRLNTGRRGRLVGIAAWLLAVAPPVLVAAWLVSVLPLPLACAVHVALLWFALGARSLHDHIAPIGAALARHDLVEARALTSRIVSRETADADEAALARAAVESALENGNDAIFGALFWFAIAGGPGALAFRLANTLDAMWGYRTPRYLRFGWAAARIDDVLNWIPARLTAASYALLGDTRTAWQCWRDQAHRWDSPNAGPVMAAGAGSLNVRIGGAAVYHGAIEQRPTLGAGEPAAARHVPAALQLVERAVTLWLTVLIALALLSVPFHG; translated from the coding sequence ATGATGATGCTTTCGCTACCGCTCGCCGCCGGGCTCGCCACGCTGTCGGTTGCCGTCGATCGCTGGACCGGCGAGCCGCGCACGCGTCACCCGCTCGTCGGTTTCGGCACGCTCGCGATGCGGCTCGAAACGCGTCTGAATACCGGCCGACGCGGCCGGCTCGTCGGCATCGCCGCGTGGCTGCTCGCGGTCGCGCCGCCGGTCCTCGTTGCCGCGTGGCTCGTGTCGGTGTTGCCGCTGCCGCTCGCGTGCGCGGTGCACGTCGCGCTGCTGTGGTTCGCGCTCGGCGCACGCAGCCTGCACGATCACATCGCGCCGATCGGTGCGGCGCTCGCGCGGCACGATCTCGTCGAAGCGCGCGCGTTGACGTCGCGGATCGTCTCGCGCGAAACCGCCGACGCCGACGAAGCGGCGCTCGCGCGAGCGGCCGTCGAGTCGGCGCTCGAGAACGGCAACGATGCGATCTTCGGTGCGCTGTTCTGGTTCGCGATCGCGGGTGGCCCTGGCGCACTCGCGTTCCGGCTCGCGAACACGCTCGATGCGATGTGGGGCTACCGCACGCCGCGTTATCTGCGCTTCGGCTGGGCGGCCGCGCGCATCGACGATGTACTTAACTGGATCCCCGCGCGCCTCACGGCCGCGAGCTACGCGCTGCTCGGCGACACGCGCACCGCGTGGCAATGCTGGCGCGATCAGGCGCATCGCTGGGACAGCCCGAACGCGGGTCCGGTGATGGCCGCGGGCGCGGGCAGTCTGAACGTGCGGATCGGTGGTGCGGCGGTTTATCACGGCGCCATCGAACAACGTCCGACACTCGGCGCGGGCGAGCCCGCCGCCGCACGGCACGTGCCGGCCGCGTTGCAGCTGGTCGAGCGCGCGGTGACGTTGTGGCTCACCGTGCTGATCGCGCTCGCGCTGTTGAGCGTGCCGTTTCATGGGTGA
- the cobD gene encoding threonine-phosphate decarboxylase CobD, with protein MGDGMGFESIDVSAPRPRHGGNLHEAARTYGIPYDAWLDLSTGINPHGYPVPPVPADAWRRLPDDGDGFAACAAAYYGVPDPLCVLPVAGSQAAIRALPTLLRPATVGIASLTYSEYAPAFVRAGHRVAVLDVSGDTLPDALTHVVVVNPNNPTATRVDSGRLLRWHAQLAARDGTLIVDEAFADAYVDASRSVSLAAHAGAPGLVVLRSPGKFFGLAGVRAGFVLGVPALLHALHDMLGAWTVSGPARHAVAAAFADHHWQQQMRVQLADDSARLVQLLHEQPLSTHATPLFAWTDDPRAPSLHRALAERGVWTRLFAQPASVRFGLPATEAEWQRFEHALRESVAAIDTSQRG; from the coding sequence ATGGGTGACGGAATGGGTTTCGAGTCGATCGATGTAAGCGCGCCGCGTCCGCGTCATGGCGGCAATCTGCACGAGGCGGCGCGCACGTACGGCATTCCGTACGATGCGTGGCTCGATCTGTCGACCGGGATCAATCCGCACGGGTATCCGGTGCCGCCTGTTCCGGCCGATGCGTGGCGTCGGCTGCCGGATGACGGCGACGGTTTTGCGGCGTGCGCGGCGGCGTACTACGGTGTGCCCGATCCTTTGTGCGTGTTGCCGGTCGCGGGCAGTCAGGCGGCGATCCGCGCACTGCCGACGCTGCTGCGGCCCGCGACGGTCGGCATCGCGTCGCTCACGTACAGCGAGTACGCGCCGGCGTTCGTGCGTGCGGGGCATCGCGTGGCTGTGCTCGACGTTAGTGGCGATACACTGCCCGATGCTCTGACGCATGTGGTCGTCGTCAACCCGAACAATCCGACTGCGACGCGTGTCGATTCAGGTCGCCTGCTGCGCTGGCATGCGCAACTCGCCGCGCGCGATGGGACGCTGATCGTCGATGAGGCGTTTGCCGATGCGTATGTCGATGCATCACGATCCGTGTCGCTCGCGGCGCATGCGGGAGCGCCGGGGCTTGTCGTGTTGCGTTCGCCCGGCAAGTTCTTCGGGCTCGCGGGTGTACGTGCGGGGTTCGTGCTCGGCGTCCCCGCATTGCTCCACGCGTTGCACGACATGCTGGGCGCGTGGACGGTTAGCGGGCCGGCACGTCACGCGGTTGCCGCCGCGTTCGCCGATCATCACTGGCAGCAGCAGATGCGTGTGCAGCTCGCCGATGACAGCGCGCGACTTGTGCAGTTGCTGCACGAACAGCCTCTCTCAACGCACGCGACTCCACTCTTCGCATGGACCGACGATCCGCGCGCGCCCTCATTGCATCGCGCGCTCGCGGAGCGCGGCGTCTGGACACGGCTGTTCGCGCAGCCGGCCAGCGTGCGCTTCGGCTTGCCCGCGACGGAAGCGGAGTGGCAGCGCTTCGAACATGCGTTGCGCGAGAGCGTCGCTGCGATCGATACATCACAACGTGGTTGA
- a CDS encoding cobalamin-binding protein, whose protein sequence is MIRSLRLVACFSVLSAVRVIARYAITTLACTTLVAAFTASAQAAPITVTDDTGATVTLDAPAQRVISLAPHVTELLYAAGGGAKLVGTVTYSDYPPAAQQVPRVGDNKALDLERIVALKPDLIVVWRHGNAQRQLDRLRDLHIPLYFSEPRHLDDIAVTLTKLGRLLDTSTTADAAADTFRRDIATLRARYSTRAPVGVFYQVWDKPLMTLNGTHMISDVIALCGGRNVFAQLEPLVPTVSTEAVLAANPEAIVTASPGATAPDRPLPQLDTWRAWPALTAVARGNLFAIDGDLINRPAPRIAQGAAQLCEDLETARSRRPANVR, encoded by the coding sequence ATGATCCGATCTCTTCGTTTAGTTGCCTGCTTCAGTGTGCTGTCCGCTGTGCGCGTCATTGCTCGATACGCAATCACCACACTCGCCTGCACCACGCTGGTCGCTGCGTTCACCGCGTCAGCCCAGGCCGCCCCCATCACCGTCACCGACGACACCGGCGCCACCGTCACACTCGACGCCCCCGCTCAACGCGTAATCAGCCTCGCGCCGCACGTGACCGAACTGCTGTACGCAGCCGGCGGCGGCGCGAAGCTGGTCGGCACGGTCACGTACAGCGATTACCCGCCGGCCGCGCAGCAGGTGCCGCGCGTCGGCGACAACAAGGCGCTCGATCTCGAACGGATCGTCGCGTTGAAGCCGGATCTGATCGTCGTATGGCGGCACGGCAATGCGCAGCGTCAGCTCGACCGGCTGCGCGATCTGCATATTCCGCTCTACTTCAGCGAGCCGCGTCATCTCGACGATATCGCCGTCACGCTGACGAAGCTCGGTCGGCTGCTCGATACATCGACGACTGCCGATGCCGCCGCCGATACGTTCCGCCGCGACATCGCGACGCTACGTGCGCGTTATTCGACGCGAGCGCCAGTCGGTGTGTTCTATCAGGTGTGGGACAAGCCGCTGATGACGCTCAACGGCACGCACATGATCAGCGACGTGATCGCGCTGTGCGGCGGCCGCAACGTGTTCGCTCAACTGGAACCTCTGGTGCCGACGGTATCGACCGAAGCGGTGCTGGCCGCGAACCCCGAGGCGATTGTCACTGCATCGCCTGGCGCGACCGCGCCTGATCGTCCGCTGCCGCAACTCGACACATGGCGCGCATGGCCAGCGCTGACGGCAGTCGCACGTGGCAACCTGTTCGCGATCGACGGCGATCTGATCAACCGGCCTGCACCGCGTATTGCGCAGGGTGCCGCGCAGTTGTGTGAGGATCTGGAGACTGCGCGTTCGCGGCGGCCTGCTAACGTGCGTTGA
- the cobC gene encoding alpha-ribazole phosphatase — protein MDLVLIRHPAVAVEAGVCYGRSDVALAGSAADGAAALAQRLAMWRVDSPPRVVLTSPLVRCLSVAQAWTTNMGTTCRSDPRLVEMDFGAWEMQRWDALDRAQLDAWAADFTHARPHGGESVAQFTTRVQSWLDDVCAADGASSARGPVCVVTHAGVMRVLAALTLGLPVEHCVRWSLDLAALVWLRRDDVSGQWTLVRWNA, from the coding sequence ATGGATCTCGTCCTGATCCGTCATCCGGCTGTCGCTGTTGAAGCGGGCGTGTGCTATGGCCGCAGTGACGTTGCACTTGCGGGTAGTGCAGCCGATGGCGCTGCTGCGCTCGCGCAGCGTCTTGCCATGTGGCGCGTGGACTCGCCGCCGCGCGTTGTGCTGACGAGTCCGCTTGTGCGGTGTCTGTCGGTGGCGCAAGCGTGGACGACGAACATGGGTACAACGTGCCGCAGCGATCCGCGACTCGTCGAGATGGATTTCGGTGCCTGGGAGATGCAGCGCTGGGACGCGCTCGATCGCGCGCAACTCGATGCATGGGCGGCAGATTTTACGCACGCCCGGCCGCATGGTGGCGAGAGCGTCGCGCAGTTTACGACGCGTGTGCAGTCATGGCTCGACGATGTGTGTGCTGCTGACGGAGCATCGTCTGCTCGGGGTCCTGTGTGCGTCGTCACGCATGCGGGTGTGATGCGCGTGCTCGCGGCGCTGACGCTTGGTCTGCCGGTCGAGCATTGCGTGCGCTGGTCGCTCGATCTGGCGGCGCTTGTGTGGTTGCGGCGCGATGACGTGAGCGGGCAGTGGACGCTTGTGCGCTGGAATGCGTGA
- a CDS encoding adenosylcobinamide-GDP ribazoletransferase, with protein sequence MNPLTELRYFFTALGYFTRVPVPRWVGYEPHYLNAAARYFPLVGAMVGALGALVYLASLRFFPAGVAVLLSMAATLAVTGAFHEDGLADSCDAFGGGYTRDDVLRIMHDSRIGAFGAIALVVALALKWQILAALPPMRAAWLMIAAHAASRTFAISYLTTLDYVRAEGKAKPVAQRMNVGAFVFAIVFGVPWLLWPDWRAGVVALVVLIVLRIALGRYFVRRIGGYTGDCLGFAQQIFELAIYLTGLAWISS encoded by the coding sequence GTGAACCCACTGACCGAACTGCGCTACTTCTTCACCGCGCTCGGCTATTTCACGCGGGTGCCGGTGCCGCGTTGGGTCGGCTATGAGCCGCACTATCTGAACGCGGCGGCGCGTTATTTTCCGTTGGTCGGTGCGATGGTCGGCGCGCTCGGCGCGCTCGTCTATCTCGCGTCGCTGAGGTTCTTTCCGGCGGGTGTCGCGGTGCTGCTGTCGATGGCCGCGACGCTTGCCGTCACCGGGGCGTTCCACGAAGACGGTCTCGCCGATTCCTGCGATGCATTCGGTGGCGGCTACACACGCGACGATGTGCTGCGGATCATGCACGACTCGCGGATCGGCGCGTTCGGCGCAATCGCGCTGGTCGTCGCGCTCGCGTTGAAGTGGCAGATTCTCGCCGCACTGCCGCCGATGCGTGCCGCGTGGCTGATGATCGCCGCACATGCGGCGAGCCGCACGTTTGCGATCAGCTATCTGACGACGCTCGACTACGTGCGCGCAGAAGGCAAGGCGAAGCCGGTTGCGCAGCGAATGAATGTGGGTGCGTTCGTGTTTGCGATCGTGTTCGGTGTGCCGTGGTTGTTGTGGCCGGACTGGCGCGCGGGTGTTGTTGCACTGGTTGTGCTGATCGTGCTGCGCATCGCGTTGGGCCGCTATTTCGTGCGCCGGATCGGCGGTTATACCGGCGATTGTCTCGGCTTCGCGCAGCAGATTTTCGAACTCGCGATCTACCTCACCGGGCTCGCATGGATCTCGTCCTGA